From the genome of Duffyella gerundensis, one region includes:
- a CDS encoding IscS subfamily cysteine desulfurase, giving the protein MKLPIYFDYAATTPVDPRVAEKMMQCLTLDGTFGNPASRSHRYGWQAEEAVDVARNQVADLIGADPREIVFTSGATEANNLAIKGAASFYQSKGRHIITSLTEHKAVLDTCEQLEREGFSVTWLTPQPNGLIDLQQLTAAFRDDTVLVSIMHVNNETGVIQDIAAIGEMCRARGVLYHVDATQSVGKLPIDLTALPVDLMSFSAHKVYGPKGIGALYVRRQPRIRLDAQIHGGGHERGMRSGTLPVHQIVGMGEAYRIARETMPEEMARLRTLRDRLWQGLSQLEAVTLNGDLQHSAATVLNVSFGYVDGESLIMALKDLAVSSGSACTSASLEPSYVLRAMGLNEELAHSSIRFSLGRYSSEEEIDYAIALIAKSLTRLRAHSPQWQAWKAGEIVTR; this is encoded by the coding sequence ATGAAACTACCCATCTATTTCGATTATGCGGCGACTACGCCAGTCGATCCTCGTGTTGCTGAAAAAATGATGCAGTGCCTGACGCTTGACGGAACCTTTGGTAATCCCGCGTCTCGCTCGCATCGTTATGGCTGGCAGGCGGAAGAGGCGGTCGATGTCGCCCGCAATCAGGTGGCCGATCTTATCGGAGCAGACCCGCGCGAAATCGTGTTCACCTCAGGAGCGACCGAAGCCAATAATCTGGCGATCAAAGGCGCAGCTAGCTTTTATCAAAGCAAGGGCCGGCACATTATTACCAGCCTGACCGAGCATAAAGCGGTGCTGGATACCTGTGAACAGCTGGAGCGTGAAGGTTTCAGCGTAACCTGGCTGACGCCGCAGCCCAATGGGTTGATCGATCTGCAACAGTTGACCGCTGCCTTCCGCGACGACACGGTGCTGGTCTCGATCATGCACGTTAACAATGAAACCGGTGTGATTCAGGACATCGCCGCAATAGGCGAAATGTGTCGAGCGCGCGGCGTGCTTTATCATGTTGACGCCACGCAGAGCGTGGGAAAATTGCCGATCGACCTCACTGCGCTGCCGGTGGATTTGATGTCCTTTTCCGCTCACAAAGTCTACGGTCCGAAAGGTATTGGCGCGCTTTATGTGCGTCGCCAGCCGCGTATTCGCCTCGACGCCCAGATTCACGGCGGTGGCCATGAGCGCGGTATGCGTTCCGGCACGCTGCCGGTGCATCAGATCGTTGGCATGGGTGAAGCATATCGCATCGCCAGAGAGACAATGCCGGAAGAGATGGCACGGCTGCGTACACTGCGCGACAGGCTGTGGCAGGGGCTGAGCCAGCTGGAAGCGGTAACGCTTAATGGCGATCTGCAGCACAGCGCTGCCACGGTGCTTAACGTCAGTTTTGGTTATGTTGACGGTGAATCGCTGATCATGGCGCTGAAAGATCTGGCGGTGTCGTCTGGCTCAGCCTGCACCTCGGCCAGCCTTGAACCCTCTTATGTGCTGCGTGCGATGGGGCTGAATGAGGAGCTGGCGCACAGCTCAATCCGTTTTTCTCTGGGTCGTTACAGCAGTGAAGAAGAGATCGATTACGCGATTGCGCTGATTGCGAAATCACTGACGCGTCTGCGTGCGCACTCACCGCAGTGGCAGGCGTGGAAGGCAGGTGAGATCGTCACGCGCTAA
- the iscR gene encoding Fe-S cluster assembly transcriptional regulator IscR, with product MRLTSKGRYAVTAMLDVALHSNDGPVPLADISERQGISLSYLEQLFSRLRKNGLVASVRGPGGGYLLGKEAAAISVGEVITAVDESVDATKCQGKEGCQGGERCLTHVLWRDLSERISDFLNNINLAELVNNKEILDVADRQDHENRRFQNSRVQETINVNLRA from the coding sequence ATGAGACTGACTTCCAAAGGCCGCTACGCTGTTACCGCTATGCTCGATGTTGCCCTGCATTCCAACGATGGCCCTGTGCCGTTAGCGGACATTTCAGAACGGCAGGGCATTTCGCTGTCGTATCTCGAGCAGCTGTTTTCGCGCCTGCGTAAAAACGGCCTGGTGGCCAGCGTACGGGGTCCGGGTGGCGGTTATCTGTTGGGCAAAGAAGCCGCAGCTATCTCAGTGGGTGAAGTGATTACCGCTGTCGATGAGTCGGTTGATGCCACCAAATGTCAGGGTAAAGAAGGATGTCAGGGCGGTGAGCGCTGCTTAACGCACGTCCTGTGGCGCGATTTGAGCGAACGCATCAGTGATTTCCTTAATAACATCAATCTCGCTGAGTTGGTGAATAACAAGGAGATCCTCGACGTTGCCGATCGTCAGGATCATGAAAACCGCCGCTTCCAGAACAGCCGTGTTCAGGAGACGATCAACGTCAACCTGCGCGCCTGA
- the pepB gene encoding aminopeptidase PepB, translated as MTTTMPVTLSTAAADARWGEKAILSSNDQGMTIHISGHDAAATIQRAARRLDGQGIRHVTLSGDEWDMEKCWSFWQGYRGAKGERQVNWPTFNEQDQAEFSRRLTIIDWVRNTINLPAEELGPEQLAQRAVDVIREQGGDAVSYRITKGDDLRTQGYMGLHTVGRGSSRQPVLLAVDYNPTGNDDEPVYACLVGKGITFDTGGYSLKQSAFMDSMKSDMGGAATVTGALALAISRGLDKRVKLYLCCADNMVSGNAFKLGDIIRYRNGKSVEVMNTDAEGRLVLADGLIDASEQHPQLLIDAATLTGAAKTALGNDYHALFTFDDVLAQSVMGSAASENEPFWRLPLAEFHRSHLPSNFADLNNIASPAHAAGASSAAAFLSYFVENYQQGWLHIDCSATYRKGAVDQWAAGATGLGVRTIANLLLK; from the coding sequence ATGACAACAACAATGCCTGTAACGCTGTCAACAGCGGCGGCAGATGCACGCTGGGGCGAAAAAGCCATTCTCAGCAGTAACGATCAGGGAATGACCATCCATATTAGCGGTCACGATGCTGCGGCGACCATTCAGCGCGCCGCGCGCCGTCTTGATGGTCAGGGTATCCGCCATGTCACCCTGAGTGGCGATGAGTGGGATATGGAAAAATGCTGGTCATTCTGGCAGGGCTATCGCGGTGCGAAAGGGGAGCGTCAGGTTAACTGGCCCACCTTCAACGAGCAGGATCAGGCGGAGTTCAGCCGTCGGTTAACCATCATTGACTGGGTACGCAACACCATTAACCTGCCGGCAGAAGAGCTGGGGCCGGAGCAGCTGGCGCAGCGTGCGGTTGACGTAATCCGCGAACAGGGCGGCGATGCGGTAAGCTACCGGATTACCAAAGGCGACGATCTGCGTACGCAGGGCTATATGGGCCTGCACACCGTAGGCCGTGGATCTTCCCGCCAGCCGGTGCTGCTGGCGGTGGATTACAATCCAACTGGCAACGACGACGAACCGGTTTACGCCTGTCTGGTCGGCAAAGGCATCACCTTTGATACCGGCGGTTACAGCCTGAAGCAGAGCGCATTCATGGATTCCATGAAATCGGATATGGGCGGAGCAGCCACGGTCACCGGTGCACTGGCGCTGGCAATTTCGCGTGGTCTGGATAAGCGCGTGAAGCTCTATCTTTGCTGTGCGGACAACATGGTCAGCGGCAACGCCTTCAAGCTGGGCGACATTATTCGCTATCGCAACGGCAAAAGCGTCGAAGTGATGAACACCGATGCGGAAGGACGCCTGGTGCTGGCTGATGGCCTGATCGACGCCAGCGAACAGCATCCACAGCTGCTGATCGATGCGGCAACGTTAACCGGTGCGGCTAAAACGGCGCTGGGCAATGATTATCATGCACTGTTTACCTTCGACGACGTGCTGGCACAGTCGGTCATGGGCAGCGCGGCCAGTGAAAACGAGCCTTTCTGGCGTCTGCCGCTGGCAGAGTTTCATCGCAGCCATTTGCCTTCGAATTTTGCCGATCTGAACAACATCGCCAGCCCGGCGCATGCGGCAGGAGCGAGTAGCGCAGCAGCATTTCTCTCTTACTTTGTTGAGAATTATCAGCAGGGCTGGCTGCATATCGACTGCTCGGCAACCTACCGCAAAGGCGCGGTGGATCAGTGGGCAGCAGGCGCGACCGGACTTGGCGTGCGCACCATTGCTAACCTGCTGTTGAAGTAA
- a CDS encoding bifunctional tRNA (adenosine(37)-C2)-methyltransferase TrmG/ribosomal RNA large subunit methyltransferase RlmN, protein MSEHIVTPASASPVVVSPKREKINLLDLNRQQMREFFLSLGEKPFRADQVMKWIYHYCCDDIDQMTDINKVLRGKLKDLTEIRAPEVAEEWRSTDGTIKWAIRVGDQLVETVYIPEADRATLCVSSQVGCALECKFCSTAQQGFNRNLRVSEIIGQVWRAAKIIGAAKITGQRPITNVVMMGMGEPLLNLNNVVPAMEIMLDDFGFGLSKRRVTLSTSGVVPALDKLGDMIDVALAISLHAPNDAIRDDIVPINKKYNIATFLAAVERYIAKSNANQGRVTIEYVMLDHVNDSTDDAHQLAELLKNTPCKINLIPWNPFPGAPYGRSSNSRIDRFSKVLMDYGFTTIVRKTRGDDIDAACGQLAGEVIDRTKRTLRRKMAGEAISVKPL, encoded by the coding sequence ATGTCTGAACACATTGTGACGCCTGCGTCCGCTTCCCCCGTGGTTGTTTCTCCTAAACGCGAAAAAATTAACCTGCTCGATTTAAACCGTCAGCAGATGCGCGAGTTTTTCCTTTCTCTGGGAGAGAAACCGTTCCGTGCCGATCAGGTGATGAAATGGATCTATCACTATTGCTGCGACGATATCGATCAGATGACCGATATCAACAAAGTGCTGCGCGGCAAACTGAAGGATCTCACCGAAATCCGTGCGCCTGAAGTGGCGGAAGAGTGGCGGTCGACGGATGGCACAATCAAATGGGCAATTCGCGTCGGCGATCAACTGGTTGAAACGGTGTATATCCCCGAAGCCGATCGCGCGACCCTGTGCGTTTCCTCACAGGTAGGTTGTGCGCTGGAGTGTAAGTTTTGCTCAACGGCGCAGCAGGGTTTTAACCGTAACCTGCGCGTATCCGAAATCATCGGCCAGGTGTGGCGTGCGGCAAAAATCATTGGTGCGGCAAAAATTACCGGCCAGCGTCCTATCACCAACGTGGTGATGATGGGCATGGGCGAACCGCTGCTTAACCTGAATAACGTTGTTCCAGCGATGGAAATCATGCTGGATGACTTTGGCTTTGGCCTGTCGAAACGTCGCGTTACCTTGTCAACGTCTGGTGTTGTGCCAGCGCTGGACAAGCTGGGCGATATGATCGATGTCGCGCTGGCGATCTCCCTGCATGCACCAAACGATGCCATTCGCGATGACATTGTGCCGATCAACAAAAAGTACAATATCGCCACTTTCCTTGCGGCGGTAGAGCGTTATATCGCTAAATCCAACGCCAATCAGGGGCGTGTGACCATCGAATACGTCATGCTGGATCATGTAAATGACAGCACTGATGATGCGCATCAGCTGGCGGAGCTGCTGAAAAACACACCGTGCAAAATCAACCTGATTCCATGGAACCCCTTCCCGGGCGCGCCTTATGGCCGTAGCTCGAACAGCCGTATCGATCGTTTTTCCAAAGTGCTGATGGATTACGGTTTCACTACTATCGTGCGTAAAACGCGTGGCGACGATATCGATGCTGCATGCGGTCAGTTAGCAGGCGAGGTGATCGATCGGACGAAACGCACCCTGCGTCGCAAGATGGCCGGTGAAGCGATATCTGTGAAGCCCCTCTGA
- the pilW gene encoding type IV pilus biogenesis/stability protein PilW, which translates to MHKGRLLFLLWLCLVVSGCVQNQHRDAAQARLQLGLAWLEMADYAAAERNLLRAQAASPADFRVQLALARLRQAQGDLAQARHHYQQARNVAPNEGYVLNNYGAFLCGLGQYDEAHQQFIRARKLNQPGINADSLALAGFCDLQRDKLDQAKQQLTAALDADRQKSVPMLAEAERRFGKREWGKTRLLLDIYQRSLPASAESLWLEIRFAALHGDTLNVTRYGDQLARNFPQSIQHQHFLANEY; encoded by the coding sequence ATGCATAAAGGACGATTACTCTTTTTGTTGTGGCTATGCTTAGTTGTAAGCGGCTGTGTCCAGAATCAGCATCGGGATGCCGCACAGGCTCGGCTGCAACTGGGACTGGCGTGGCTGGAAATGGCTGATTATGCTGCTGCCGAACGCAACCTGTTGCGGGCACAGGCGGCATCACCGGCTGATTTCCGTGTCCAGTTGGCACTGGCCCGTTTACGGCAGGCGCAAGGCGACCTTGCACAGGCGCGTCATCATTATCAGCAGGCGCGTAACGTTGCGCCAAACGAAGGTTACGTGCTTAACAATTACGGTGCGTTTCTCTGCGGTTTAGGGCAGTATGATGAAGCGCATCAACAGTTTATTCGGGCACGGAAGCTGAATCAGCCAGGCATAAACGCTGACAGTCTGGCTTTGGCGGGTTTTTGCGATCTGCAAAGGGACAAGCTGGACCAGGCAAAACAGCAGTTAACCGCAGCGCTTGATGCCGACAGGCAAAAAAGCGTACCGATGCTGGCCGAAGCCGAAAGGCGATTTGGAAAGCGAGAGTGGGGTAAAACCCGGCTTTTGTTAGATATATATCAACGCAGCCTGCCTGCTTCTGCAGAAAGCCTGTGGTTAGAGATTCGTTTCGCCGCGCTGCATGGCGACACCCTTAACGTGACACGTTATGGTGACCAGCTGGCGCGAAATTTTCCACAATCGATACAGCACCAGCATTTTTTAGCTAATGAATACTGA
- the trmJ gene encoding tRNA (cytosine(32)/uridine(32)-2'-O)-methyltransferase TrmJ, with protein MLQNIRIVLVETSHTGNMGSVARAMKTMGLTNLYLVNPLVKPDSQAISLAAGASDVIGDAKIVDTLDEAIAGCSLVVGTSARSRSLPWPMLDARECGVKSVEEGEQAPVALVFGRERVGLTNDELQKCHYHVAIQANPEYSSLNLAMAVQIIAYEVRMAWLQSQQQERPQYGESPYPLVDDLERFYQHMEKMMLTSGFIREGNPGQVMSKLRRLFTRARPERDELNILRGMLASFEKKTGDK; from the coding sequence ATGCTGCAAAATATACGTATTGTACTGGTTGAAACTTCCCACACCGGCAACATGGGTTCCGTTGCCCGCGCAATGAAAACCATGGGGCTGACGAACCTTTATCTGGTTAATCCGCTGGTCAAGCCTGACTCACAGGCGATCTCTCTGGCGGCGGGCGCCAGTGATGTCATTGGCGATGCAAAAATTGTCGACACGCTGGATGAAGCGATCGCGGGCTGTAGCCTGGTGGTCGGCACCAGTGCGCGTTCGCGCTCGCTGCCGTGGCCAATGCTGGATGCCCGTGAATGCGGCGTGAAAAGCGTTGAAGAGGGCGAGCAGGCGCCGGTGGCGCTGGTATTTGGTCGCGAGCGCGTTGGCCTGACCAATGATGAACTGCAAAAGTGTCATTATCATGTCGCGATTCAGGCTAATCCGGAATACAGCTCGCTGAACCTGGCGATGGCCGTACAGATTATCGCCTACGAAGTGCGCATGGCGTGGCTGCAATCGCAGCAGCAGGAACGTCCGCAGTATGGCGAATCACCGTATCCGTTAGTGGACGATCTGGAGCGCTTCTATCAGCACATGGAAAAAATGATGCTGACCAGCGGTTTTATTCGCGAAGGCAATCCTGGACAGGTGATGAGCAAGCTGCGTCGTCTGTTTACGCGTGCGCGTCCTGAACGTGATGAACTGAATATTCTGCGCGGCATGCTGGCCTCATTTGAGAAAAAAACCGGCGACAAATAA
- the sseB gene encoding enhanced serine sensitivity protein SseB, with protein MTQSTNRLEEVLALAATEPAHRPEFFQLLLAADAWLPGESTQVEMSADTPVDLQKWEKEDGSLVVPFFTSEQAMQQAISGEQAWVRMPVRTLFEITQGETLFLNPKLPTGKEFSPREITHLLDKEGSALSQQTVLEGGVSLLLSEIAEPPAQMIDSLTQLFSKHKPVRRAWLAQIKEEANQPANLLIGIEAESDIDNIIQAAGSVATDTLLEDEPVDICEVKEGERGVSHFFNAHITPFYERRWGSFLRDFKGSERIL; from the coding sequence ATGACGCAAAGCACCAATCGTCTGGAAGAGGTCTTAGCGCTGGCAGCAACGGAGCCAGCTCATCGGCCAGAGTTTTTTCAGCTGCTGCTGGCGGCGGATGCCTGGCTGCCGGGTGAAAGTACCCAGGTAGAGATGAGCGCAGATACGCCGGTTGATCTGCAAAAGTGGGAAAAAGAAGATGGCTCGCTGGTAGTGCCCTTTTTTACCTCTGAGCAGGCGATGCAGCAGGCCATTAGCGGTGAGCAGGCCTGGGTAAGAATGCCGGTGCGCACGCTGTTTGAAATCACGCAGGGTGAAACGCTGTTTCTCAATCCGAAACTGCCTACCGGCAAAGAGTTTTCGCCACGGGAAATTACCCATCTGTTGGATAAAGAGGGCAGTGCGCTGAGTCAGCAGACGGTGCTGGAAGGGGGCGTTTCTCTGTTGCTGTCTGAGATTGCAGAGCCGCCGGCGCAGATGATTGACTCGCTGACCCAGTTGTTCAGCAAGCATAAACCGGTACGCCGCGCCTGGCTGGCGCAGATCAAAGAAGAGGCTAACCAGCCAGCGAACTTGCTGATCGGTATTGAAGCGGAAAGCGATATTGATAATATCATTCAGGCAGCAGGCAGTGTCGCAACCGATACGCTGCTGGAAGATGAACCGGTAGACATTTGTGAAGTGAAAGAGGGTGAGCGGGGCGTTAGCCACTTTTTTAACGCGCATATCACCCCTTTTTACGAGCGGCGCTGGGGCAGTTTCCTGCGTGATTTTAAAGGCAGTGAGCGTATTCTGTAA
- the ndk gene encoding nucleoside-diphosphate kinase, whose translation MTTERTFSIIKPNAVAKNVIGAIFNRFESAGFKIVGSKMLHLSKEQAEGFYAEHQGKPFFDGLVEFMTSGPVVVSVLEGENAVQRHRDLMGATNPANALAGTLRADYADSFTENATHGSDSAESAAREIAYFFGEGEICPRTR comes from the coding sequence ATGACTACAGAACGTACTTTTTCTATTATTAAGCCTAACGCGGTTGCTAAAAACGTTATCGGTGCCATTTTCAATCGTTTTGAAAGCGCTGGCTTCAAAATCGTTGGCAGCAAAATGCTGCACCTGAGCAAAGAGCAGGCGGAAGGTTTTTATGCGGAACATCAGGGCAAACCCTTCTTTGACGGTCTGGTTGAATTCATGACCTCAGGCCCGGTAGTGGTTTCTGTGCTGGAAGGCGAAAATGCCGTTCAGCGTCATCGCGATCTGATGGGCGCAACCAACCCAGCTAACGCGCTGGCAGGCACTCTGCGTGCTGATTACGCTGATAGCTTCACCGAAAACGCGACTCACGGTTCAGACTCTGCTGAGTCTGCAGCCCGCGAAATCGCCTATTTCTTCGGCGAAGGCGAAATCTGCCCACGTACCCGTTAA
- the sseA gene encoding 3-mercaptopyruvate sulfurtransferase, translated as MSSSFFVTADWLAEHQHNGDVQILDARMLPPGLEKTRDVNAEYLAEHLPDAPFFNVEALSDHTSPYPHMMPRAESFAVAMRELGISSDRHLVVYDEGNLFSAPRAWWMLRCFGVAQVSILAGGLQAWKKAGLPLVSGPVTLPEAEFTASWLQDPVKRVTDVLLISHEGSAQLVDARAANRFHAEVDEPRPGLHRGHIPGSLNVPWNSLVSEGELKAEHELRALFAEAGVDLTRPIVASCGSGVTAVVVILALQTLGVKDVTLYDGSWGEWGSRDDLPIATD; from the coding sequence ATGAGTTCCTCTTTTTTCGTAACAGCTGACTGGCTGGCAGAACATCAACACAATGGCGACGTGCAGATCCTTGACGCCCGCATGCTGCCGCCGGGGCTGGAAAAAACGCGCGACGTGAACGCTGAATACCTGGCTGAGCATCTGCCAGATGCACCCTTTTTCAACGTTGAAGCGCTTTCCGATCATACCAGCCCCTATCCGCACATGATGCCGCGCGCTGAGAGCTTTGCCGTTGCCATGCGTGAACTCGGCATCAGCAGCGACCGCCATTTAGTGGTCTACGATGAAGGCAACCTCTTTTCCGCACCGCGCGCCTGGTGGATGCTGCGCTGCTTTGGCGTGGCGCAGGTTTCTATCCTCGCGGGTGGTTTGCAGGCGTGGAAAAAAGCGGGTCTGCCGTTGGTTAGTGGACCAGTGACCTTGCCGGAAGCGGAATTTACTGCCAGCTGGCTACAGGATCCGGTGAAGCGTGTCACCGACGTGCTGTTGATCAGTCATGAAGGTAGCGCACAGTTAGTAGATGCCCGCGCCGCAAATCGCTTTCATGCCGAAGTGGATGAACCGCGGCCCGGACTGCATCGCGGACACATTCCCGGCAGCCTTAACGTACCGTGGAATTCGCTGGTGAGTGAAGGCGAGCTGAAAGCAGAACATGAGCTGCGTGCCCTGTTTGCCGAGGCTGGGGTTGATTTGACGCGTCCGATAGTCGCCAGCTGCGGATCCGGCGTCACCGCGGTGGTGGTCATTCTCGCGTTGCAAACTCTGGGCGTGAAAGATGTCACGTTGTATGACGGTTCATGGGGCGAATGGGGAAGCCGCGACGATCTGCCGATCGCCACCGATTGA
- the suhB gene encoding inositol-1-monophosphatase, whose amino-acid sequence MHPMLNIAVRAARKAGNLIAKNYETPDAVEASQKGSNDFVTNVDRDAERLIIEVIRKSYPQHTIITEESGELPGEDQDVQWVIDPLDGTTNFIKRLPHFSVSIAVRIKGRTEVAVVYDPMRNELFTSSRGQGAQLNGYRLRGSTARDLDGTILATGFPFKSKQHATPFINIVGKLFTQCADFRRTGSAALDLAYVAAGRVDGYFEIGLKPWDFAAGELLVREAGGLVTDFVGGHGYLASGNIVAGNPRVVKALLANMRDELSEALKR is encoded by the coding sequence ATGCATCCGATGCTCAACATCGCCGTGCGCGCTGCGCGCAAGGCCGGCAATTTAATCGCCAAGAATTACGAAACTCCGGACGCTGTCGAAGCCAGCCAGAAAGGCAGTAATGACTTCGTCACCAATGTTGACCGCGACGCTGAACGCCTGATTATTGAGGTGATTCGTAAATCTTATCCGCAGCACACCATCATCACCGAAGAAAGCGGTGAGTTGCCAGGCGAAGATCAGGATGTTCAATGGGTTATCGATCCACTGGATGGCACCACTAACTTCATCAAACGTCTGCCCCACTTCTCTGTTTCTATCGCTGTGCGCATCAAAGGCCGCACCGAAGTCGCTGTGGTTTATGACCCAATGCGCAATGAACTCTTTACCTCTTCACGCGGCCAGGGCGCTCAGCTCAACGGCTACCGTTTGCGTGGCAGCACCGCTCGCGATCTGGATGGCACCATCCTGGCGACCGGCTTCCCGTTCAAGAGCAAACAGCACGCCACGCCGTTCATCAATATCGTTGGCAAGCTATTTACCCAATGTGCTGACTTCCGTCGCACCGGCTCTGCCGCACTCGATTTAGCCTACGTTGCCGCTGGCCGCGTTGATGGCTATTTTGAGATTGGCCTGAAGCCATGGGATTTTGCGGCAGGTGAACTGCTGGTGCGTGAAGCTGGCGGTCTGGTCACTGACTTTGTCGGCGGCCACGGTTATCTTGCGTCCGGTAACATCGTTGCCGGTAACCCGCGCGTCGTAAAAGCGCTGCTGGCAAATATGCGCGATGAACTGAGTGAAGCGCTGAAGCGCTAA
- a CDS encoding DUF1007 family protein, translating into MHKYFFCLLALLSPSAWSHPHSFISIKTSLVTEGDSLTGLKMIWTMDEITSADLLYDAGKAKPGSEVWKKLAAEVMANVLGQHYFTEFWQQKQAVKFKNLPPEYHLSRAGPKAVLEFVLPLAHPQPLRKATYRILTFDPTYFVDMFYDNAQALTLPESLKAQCQLSLHTPKPDASMQAYALSLDKADAPPQEMDLGRQFAQTVTLTCH; encoded by the coding sequence ATGCATAAATACTTCTTTTGTCTGCTGGCACTGCTCTCACCTTCTGCGTGGTCGCATCCGCACAGCTTTATCTCGATAAAAACCAGTCTGGTGACCGAAGGCGATTCGCTCACCGGCTTAAAAATGATCTGGACCATGGATGAAATTACCTCTGCCGATCTGCTTTATGATGCCGGCAAGGCCAAACCCGGTTCCGAAGTGTGGAAAAAGCTGGCGGCTGAGGTAATGGCCAACGTGCTCGGTCAGCACTATTTCACCGAATTTTGGCAGCAAAAGCAGGCGGTTAAATTTAAAAATTTGCCGCCTGAATATCATCTTTCCCGCGCCGGACCGAAGGCGGTGTTGGAATTTGTCCTGCCGCTGGCGCATCCACAGCCGCTGCGTAAGGCGACCTATCGCATTCTGACCTTCGATCCCACCTACTTTGTCGATATGTTCTACGACAATGCTCAGGCGCTGACCCTGCCAGAATCGTTGAAAGCGCAGTGCCAGCTCAGCCTGCACACGCCAAAGCCGGATGCTTCGATGCAGGCTTATGCGTTGTCACTGGATAAAGCAGATGCACCCCCGCAGGAGATGGACTTAGGCCGACAGTTTGCGCAAACGGTAACCCTGACATGTCATTGA
- a CDS encoding nickel/cobalt transporter, translating into MSLISHPAPSRVRWPWLMFAAGFIGLALLCWHYWPQLLLQSVIWQKQLHQQMTTLLQQAAAHPAQAGGALLGFSFIYGVLHAAGPGHGKVVIATFLATHPTQLKTSIRLTLLAALMQGLMAIALVTLLLVVLQLSSRQLHLSSYWLEKSSFLLVALLGVWLCWRNGKTLWRALKPRPRILQLHAIDHAHHANCGCGHQHVPDSHKLASVVGWKTELLLVLSMGFRPCSGALMMLLFAKVMGVYYWGVLSALVMAAGTALTVTAMALLVQSARALAVKINRQPARHAGIGLPLLALSGGLLLVLAGCLLWFSAEPALSGGLRPLFQR; encoded by the coding sequence ATGTCATTGATTTCTCATCCCGCACCGTCGCGTGTGCGCTGGCCGTGGCTGATGTTTGCCGCGGGTTTTATTGGCCTGGCGCTGCTCTGCTGGCACTACTGGCCACAGCTGCTGTTGCAAAGCGTAATCTGGCAAAAGCAGCTGCATCAGCAGATGACCACCTTGCTGCAACAGGCTGCGGCGCATCCCGCGCAGGCGGGCGGTGCGCTGCTTGGATTCAGTTTTATTTACGGCGTGCTACATGCAGCCGGGCCGGGGCACGGCAAAGTAGTGATTGCGACTTTTCTGGCAACCCATCCGACGCAGTTAAAAACCAGCATTCGGCTGACCTTGCTGGCTGCACTGATGCAGGGATTGATGGCGATTGCGCTGGTGACGTTGCTGTTAGTGGTGCTGCAACTGTCGTCGCGGCAGCTGCATCTCAGCAGTTACTGGCTGGAAAAAAGCAGCTTTTTACTCGTGGCGTTGCTGGGCGTCTGGCTCTGCTGGCGCAACGGCAAAACCCTGTGGCGTGCGTTAAAGCCACGGCCACGAATTTTGCAGCTGCATGCCATCGATCACGCTCATCATGCCAACTGTGGTTGCGGCCATCAGCACGTGCCCGACAGTCATAAACTGGCATCGGTGGTTGGCTGGAAAACCGAACTGCTGCTGGTGTTATCGATGGGATTCCGTCCCTGTTCCGGGGCGCTGATGATGTTACTGTTCGCTAAAGTGATGGGCGTCTATTACTGGGGGGTGTTGTCCGCGCTGGTGATGGCAGCAGGCACGGCGCTGACCGTCACGGCGATGGCGCTGCTGGTACAGAGCGCCCGCGCGCTGGCAGTGAAGATCAATCGTCAGCCTGCGCGACATGCCGGCATCGGCCTGCCGCTGCTCGCCCTGAGCGGTGGCCTGCTGTTGGTACTGGCGGGTTGCCTGCTCTGGTTCAGTGCAGAACCGGCGCTATCCGGAGGCCTGCGGCCGTTGTTTCAGCGATAA